From the genome of Acidobacteriota bacterium:
TCGCTCAGCAACCTTTAAGGCTTTTCTGCTTCGCCGCCAACGGCAATAAACGCCTCGCCAAGATGCGCGGTGATGTCTGAGGCAATCATCGCTCGTGTACCGAAACGCGCAGCCGCAAGGTCGCCCGCCAGTCCGTGCAGATAAACTGCCGCCAGGGTTGCGCCAAGCGCATCTGTGGTTTTTTGCGCGATGAGTCCGGCAAGAATGCCTGTAAGCACATCGCCGGTGCCGCCCGTCGCCATCCCTGCATTGCCTGTCGGATTCACATAAACCTCACCGTCAGGCGCGGCAATCAATGTCCGACTGCCCTTTAGAACTAAAATGACTTGATGCTGAGTGGCAAAATCTCTGGCAATTTCAAGGCGATGATCAACGACTTCTTTAGCAGATATGCCCGCGAGCCTTGCCATCTCGCCCGCATGCGGTGTGAGAATTAATGGCAAATCCGCGCTCCCTTGCAAATGCTCCGCCCAACCGACGAGCGCGTTCAAGCCATCGGCATCAATCACAACTGGGCGCTGTCTCTGGGTTATCAATTCGCGGACAAATTCAACGGTTGACGATTCATTTGAGCCAAGCCCCGGACCAATCGCCAACACATCGCGTTCGGCGGCGAGCGCCAGGGCATTTTTGAGCGCGTCAAGCGAAACCGTTCCCGAATAGGTTTCGGCAAGCGGTTCGGTCATACATTCGATAATCGCCTGCGAAGCGACTGCGGTTTGCGCTGATGCGGCGGTTGCGATGGTCACCAACCCCGTGCCGGCGCGCATCGCCGATGCGCCCGCAAGACAGGCTGCGCCGGTTTTACCGCGCGAACCTGCGATGATTAAAACTTTACCGGCATCGCCTTTGTGCGCAATGGACGTGCGCCGCGAAGACGCAAGCCAGGCTTCAATCATTCCTCGTTCGACTAAATTTAAATTCGCGCCCGATGAATTAATGAGCGAGGCAGGCGAGCCAATCGGTGCAACAACTAACGCACCATTATTTTCTGAAGCGGGCGGCAAAAGGTTGGCAATTTTTGGAGCGGTAAAGGTAACGGTTAAATCTGCGCGCACTGCCGCGCCAATCAAATCGAATGAATCGGAATTGAGTCCCGATGGAATATCTACAGCAATGACCGGTTTTTGTTGATTCAAAAACTTGATGGCGTGTTCAAAGAGTCCCGTCGCCGGACGAGTCAAACCGGTTCCGAAAATGGCATCGAAAAACAAATCAAAAGTTTCAGCGGTTGCATATTGCGTGAACGCTTCTTCGCTTTGAATTTCAATGAATGTGAAATCATCAGCGCCTTGTGCCAGAAGTTTTGCCGCGTCGAAATTCGTTCGCGCATCGCCTTTGGTATCTTCGATGCGACCGAGCAACAGCCCAACTATTGCACAACCTTTGGTGTGTAACAAACGGGCTATGGTTGCGCCGTCGCCGCCATTGTTACCCTTACCGCAAATTACGAGTGCGCGTTTGCCCTGCGCCACACCGAATTTTTTTTCTACTGCTTCAACAATTCGCGTCGCGGCGTTTTCCATCAGCAATATACTGGGAATCGCATAACGCTCCGTTGTCAGGCGATCAACTTCACGCATCTCGGCGGCTGTGAGTATCTTCATCAAGGCGATGATAGGCGAGTCCTGGAATCGTGTCAAAGCAGCAAGCTTTACCAGATTCACCGAACCTTGATAGACAAAAAATCGAGCAACCTGAAATTGCTTCACAGTCGGTGAACCGACCGAAAATTTTTGTAAAATTCTCAAGAAACAATGTTTCATACTTGCAACGTAAAAAATTTCGTGATACAGTGTTGCGCGTTTGAAACAAGCGCCCAGCCCAGTAGCCCCACGGTCTAAGGTTTTTAACAGGAGAGTGAGCGATGGAAATGACTGTCTTGAAAAAAAATGCCGATGAAAAAGTCAGCTTCCAGATTCTCGTTCGTGCCACGCCTGAACGGGTTTATGATGCAATGGCGACCCGTGAAGGATTAAACGGCTGGTTTACGGCTGATTCACTCATCGAAGCGCCAGATGGAAAACTCTTTTTGCGCTGGGAAAATTGGGGCGTTGAACATTACACAGGTGAAAGTCACGGTAAGGTTTTGGAAGCCCGTCGCGGCAAGCGTTTTGCCTTCAAATGGCCCGTCGATATTGGCAATTATCTCACCACAGTTGAAATCGATTTTGAACCGGCAAACGAAGGAACTATCGTTCGTTTAATCGAATACGGTTATGAAGAGAACGCCGACAAATTGCAGAACATGTTAAACCGCGCAGGTGGCTGGGGCGAAGCTTTGACCTTGATGAAATTTTATGTCGAACATGGTTTAACCTACTGACTCTCGCAATCATTTTTTTGAAGGCTCAATCAGCTAAGCAATATTTATCGACCAGATTTCCCAAAGGATGTTATGAATAACGAAACCAATCTCACAAAATCCATTCCGGTGCTTGCAGCACTAGACCTCGCAAAAACGCTTGAATTTTATGCCGAACGATTGAAGTTTACGCCGCACATTCAGACGAACGATTACGCAGGCGTAAAGCGCGACGGCATCGAGATTCATTTCTGGTTATGCAATGACCGGCACATTGCCGAAAACACCGGCTGCCGCATTCAAGTCACAAACGTTGAACCCCTCTATGCCGAATATCAAGCCGCCGAAGTCATTCATCCGAACGGCGCGCTTGCGGAAAAACCCTGGGGCTTTCGGGAATTTGCCATCAGCGATTGCAATGGCAATTTAATCACCTTTGCGGAGCCACTTGAAAAAGTGGATGCAAAAATCGAAACCGGCGATAGTGAATCAACGGCTCGATGTGTGACCGGCATTGGCGGCATATTTTTCAAGGCACAGGACGAAGTCAAACTTCGCGAGTGGTACAAGACTCATCTGGGCATCAAGCTTGAAAGTTTTGGCGGTTCCATGTTCGAGTGGCGCGATGCCGTACACACGGAACGCAAAGGCACGACCATCTGGTCAATTTTTTCACACGACACGCAGTACCTAAACCCCAGCACCAAGCCTTTCATGATTAATTACCGGGTCGAAAATCTCGATGCCGTTTTAGCTTATTTACGCAGCGCAGGTGTCGAAGTTGATGACCGTATCGAAGACAGTGAATTCGGTCGTTTCGGTTGGGCGATGGATATCGAAGGCAACCGTTTGGAACTTTGGCAACCGCCTGAAGGTTTATAACCCCTGAACCAGGTAGCCCGACAGTCTGATGAAGCAGGGTTCAACTCATCAGACAGTCATTGAGTGAGCAGGAAAATCTAACCCAATAATTTAAAAAAATTTCTGAACAGGAGAAACCACTATGCCAAGAGTTATTCATTTTGAAATTCACAGCGAAGACCCTGAGCGTGCCATCAACTTTTATCAAAACCTTTTCGGCTGGCAATTCCACCGTTGGGAAGGTCCCTGGGATTATTGGCTAATCTCTACCGGCGACAGCGATAAACCCGGCATCAATGGCGGCTTGATGCGCCGACAAGGAACCATCGACGGACAAAGCGTAATCGCTTATGTCTGCACCGTCGATATTGAATCGGTTGATGAAGCGGTTGAAAAGGCACTGAGTTTTGGCGGACAACTCGCTTTGCCGAAACAGGAAATTCCCGGTGTCGGCTTTCTCGCTTACTGCAAAGACACCGAAGGTAATATTTTCGGCATGATGCAGGACACTTCGCAGGCAAAATAAGTAACAAGGCAAATGTAAAAAGTGAAAAGCGCGTTTGTCGTGCCAATCCGCCGCTATTGAAGTTGTCTGAGGCGTTCCACAACCAGCGCCGGCAATTGGCAGTTCGACAAACTGCGATACGCAATCATTGGCTTTTCACTAAGCCTTGCCGTAAACAGAAAGGAAAAACAGCGATGCAATTCACCTATAATCTGCAAATCAACGCGCCGATTCAAAAGGTTTTCGCGCTGGTCGATGATGAACAAAATCTCAAACTGTGGATGGACGGACTCGAAGAAACGATTTATCCCGAAAGCCTCAATCGCCAAAATCCGGTCGGCACGAAATTCAAACAGCGCATACGCGAAGGTCGTCGTATCGCCGAATATGACGGCGAAGTGTTGGTTTATGAAAATCCCACGCATCTGGCAATCATCATCGGCAATCAACAATTCACCATGCAGGTCGATTACCGCTTCAGCGCAAAAGGCGAATGGACGTGGTTGGATTATTCGGCAACAATGGTCGGCGGCAATTTCTTCATGAAACTGTTTGCCAAACTTTTTGCGCCACTGACGCGCCGCATTCTTGATCGCCAGATGCGCAAGTTGAAAGAGGTCGCCGAAAACAGTTCACCTTATCAAATGCACAGCAATGCGTTTGCCGCAGCCAAATAAAAGCAAACCAAAAACCGGTTAACAAGGAGAGACACACCATGATTTCACAGGTCAAAATCGTCAGCATTACCGTCAAAGATCAGGATCGCGCTTTGGCGTTTTACACAGAAAAACTCGGCTTCAAAGTCGTAACCGATGCGCCGATGGGGGCAAGCGGTCGCTGGATTGAAGTCGCTACCCCCGCAGGCGACACCCGCGTCGCCCTGCTTTTGCCGCATAGCGAAGATGACAAAGTCGGCGGCTTTTCAAACGTTATTTTTTCGAGCGCCGACGTGCGAAAAACCT
Proteins encoded in this window:
- a CDS encoding SRPBCC domain-containing protein, coding for MEMTVLKKNADEKVSFQILVRATPERVYDAMATREGLNGWFTADSLIEAPDGKLFLRWENWGVEHYTGESHGKVLEARRGKRFAFKWPVDIGNYLTTVEIDFEPANEGTIVRLIEYGYEENADKLQNMLNRAGGWGEALTLMKFYVEHGLTY
- a CDS encoding NAD(P)H-hydrate dehydratase, producing MKHCFLRILQKFSVGSPTVKQFQVARFFVYQGSVNLVKLAALTRFQDSPIIALMKILTAAEMREVDRLTTERYAIPSILLMENAATRIVEAVEKKFGVAQGKRALVICGKGNNGGDGATIARLLHTKGCAIVGLLLGRIEDTKGDARTNFDAAKLLAQGADDFTFIEIQSEEAFTQYATAETFDLFFDAIFGTGLTRPATGLFEHAIKFLNQQKPVIAVDIPSGLNSDSFDLIGAAVRADLTVTFTAPKIANLLPPASENNGALVVAPIGSPASLINSSGANLNLVERGMIEAWLASSRRTSIAHKGDAGKVLIIAGSRGKTGAACLAGASAMRAGTGLVTIATAASAQTAVASQAIIECMTEPLAETYSGTVSLDALKNALALAAERDVLAIGPGLGSNESSTVEFVRELITQRQRPVVIDADGLNALVGWAEHLQGSADLPLILTPHAGEMARLAGISAKEVVDHRLEIARDFATQHQVILVLKGSRTLIAAPDGEVYVNPTGNAGMATGGTGDVLTGILAGLIAQKTTDALGATLAAVYLHGLAGDLAAARFGTRAMIASDITAHLGEAFIAVGGEAEKP
- a CDS encoding VOC family protein, producing the protein MPRVIHFEIHSEDPERAINFYQNLFGWQFHRWEGPWDYWLISTGDSDKPGINGGLMRRQGTIDGQSVIAYVCTVDIESVDEAVEKALSFGGQLALPKQEIPGVGFLAYCKDTEGNIFGMMQDTSQAK
- a CDS encoding VOC family protein; the protein is MISQVKIVSITVKDQDRALAFYTEKLGFKVVTDAPMGASGRWIEVATPAGDTRVALLLPHSEDDKVGGFSNVIFSSADVRKTYAELQERGVEFVEPPTEQSWGTYAVFVDVDGNRFVIGTEN
- a CDS encoding SRPBCC family protein produces the protein MQFTYNLQINAPIQKVFALVDDEQNLKLWMDGLEETIYPESLNRQNPVGTKFKQRIREGRRIAEYDGEVLVYENPTHLAIIIGNQQFTMQVDYRFSAKGEWTWLDYSATMVGGNFFMKLFAKLFAPLTRRILDRQMRKLKEVAENSSPYQMHSNAFAAAK